From the genome of Lentilactobacillus buchneri, one region includes:
- a CDS encoding SGNH/GDSL hydrolase family protein → MPKHSLKKHSVNRSLLLSLGAIIVVGLLMVTVGKVSQGNNSHSTATRSAKQIKKAKIAKLNAKIHLTKREKKIASHYKLTKLETRTASKTYITAIGDSVMIDVKPDVKRVFHHSAVSGSVGRQFYSLPGIVRHLKATGHLSKYIVINLGINGPPTQHDINSVLKTLGKKRQVFWINTRVPRHWQNTTNRMIAKTAKKHSNVHLVNWYQASRGHKGWYASDRVHLDLTGEKYYTRTLAKRVSEILN, encoded by the coding sequence ATGCCAAAACATTCATTGAAGAAACATTCGGTCAATCGATCGTTATTATTGAGCCTCGGGGCAATTATCGTTGTGGGTTTGCTGATGGTTACCGTCGGCAAAGTGTCCCAGGGCAACAACAGCCATTCGACGGCTACCCGCAGCGCTAAGCAGATCAAGAAAGCCAAGATTGCCAAGTTGAATGCTAAGATTCATTTGACGAAACGCGAGAAGAAGATTGCCAGTCATTACAAGCTGACCAAGCTGGAGACACGAACAGCCTCCAAGACCTATATCACCGCGATTGGTGATTCGGTGATGATTGACGTTAAACCGGATGTCAAACGGGTCTTTCACCACAGTGCTGTGAGTGGGTCTGTCGGCCGCCAGTTTTATTCGCTGCCGGGGATTGTCCGCCACTTGAAGGCGACTGGTCATTTGTCCAAATACATCGTCATTAACTTGGGGATTAACGGACCGCCAACTCAGCACGATATTAATTCAGTATTGAAGACCCTGGGTAAGAAACGGCAGGTTTTCTGGATTAATACCAGGGTGCCACGTCATTGGCAGAACACGACTAATCGGATGATCGCCAAGACAGCCAAGAAGCATTCAAACGTGCATTTGGTGAACTGGTATCAAGCCAGCCGTGGCCATAAAGGTTGGTATGCCAGTGATCGGGTTCATTTGGATTTGACCGGTGAAAAATACTATACTCGGACGCTGGCCAAACGTGTTTCGGAAATTTTAAATTAG
- a CDS encoding RBBP9/YdeN family alpha/beta hydrolase, with the protein MTIYMFHGYTSNANDHWFPWLENRVETELHRPFKKLNFPDSDHPVEQAWDQYCDANIDPADGMTLVGHSLGCIQVLHYLDQHDIHNVNVLLVSGFDEPIWTLPELDSFTEHPVDYSGILPKIRKVAVISAINDDSVPYPYTLTLARHLHAKFVLMPSGHHFTDTGKDKQLPIVFEELKQLIK; encoded by the coding sequence ATGACCATCTACATGTTCCACGGCTATACGTCCAATGCCAACGATCATTGGTTTCCTTGGTTGGAAAATCGAGTGGAAACAGAACTCCACCGACCATTTAAAAAACTGAACTTTCCGGATTCCGACCATCCGGTGGAACAGGCTTGGGATCAGTATTGTGACGCAAATATTGACCCAGCGGACGGCATGACCCTTGTTGGTCACAGCCTCGGCTGCATTCAAGTCCTCCACTACCTTGACCAGCACGACATCCACAACGTCAATGTCTTATTAGTATCAGGCTTTGACGAACCCATTTGGACACTGCCGGAACTTGATTCCTTCACGGAACATCCGGTGGATTATTCCGGAATTCTGCCAAAGATCCGTAAGGTAGCGGTTATTTCAGCTATTAATGACGATAGTGTACCGTACCCGTACACATTAACGCTAGCACGGCACCTACACGCCAAGTTTGTTTTGATGCCATCCGGTCACCATTTCACAGATACCGGTAAGGACAAGCAGCTGCCGATCGTTTTTGAGGAACTCAAGCAACTCATCAAATAA
- the tenA gene encoding thiaminase II, producing MAKITDTMREQSEPLWEASFNHPFIKQLSGGSLPQQTFRYYLKQDRYYLQNFAVLHGTIADQMDDPDIKEFLYAGAKGFNDSEKEVRTEFFQELNITQKEIDQTEIAPNAYSYVTHMYHELNEGTPSRAAAALLPCYWLYNEIGQRLIKAGSPIKIYQQFIETYDSPAFTTATDKMKTIVDQLGEAADAEEQEQMQTAFLRSSYFELHFWEMAYKHEQW from the coding sequence ATGGCAAAAATCACCGACACAATGCGTGAACAATCAGAACCACTTTGGGAAGCCAGTTTTAACCATCCCTTCATCAAGCAGCTTTCAGGCGGATCACTTCCCCAACAAACATTTCGTTATTACCTCAAACAAGACCGTTATTATTTGCAGAATTTTGCCGTCCTCCATGGCACAATTGCCGATCAAATGGACGATCCGGATATCAAAGAATTTCTCTATGCTGGAGCCAAAGGCTTTAATGACAGCGAAAAGGAAGTCCGGACTGAATTTTTCCAAGAGTTGAACATCACCCAAAAAGAGATTGATCAAACTGAGATTGCCCCCAATGCCTACAGTTATGTGACCCATATGTACCATGAACTCAATGAAGGCACCCCTTCTCGCGCCGCCGCGGCATTGCTGCCCTGCTACTGGTTATATAATGAGATCGGTCAGCGATTGATAAAAGCAGGTTCGCCAATTAAAATTTATCAGCAATTTATTGAGACTTATGACAGCCCCGCATTTACCACGGCAACTGACAAAATGAAAACCATTGTCGACCAACTTGGTGAGGCTGCCGATGCTGAAGAACAGGAACAGATGCAGACGGCGTTTTTGCGAAGCAGCTATTTCGAACTGCACTTTTGGGAAATGGCTTACAAGCATGAGCAATGGTAA
- a CDS encoding glucose 1-dehydrogenase, translating into MDRLKDKVAIITGGVAGIGLGIAECYVREGAKVVLTANHNVEGGKQAVDRFGDDQSLFVQQDVADEKSWQDTVQKAIAKFGKVDIVVNNAGVGGKNGPLDELTMEEWQQVIDVNLTGTFLGEKYGIKAMKKYSGGKGSIINISSVAGLVGLPLSPAYSASKGGSRLLTHATALSLAQQKLNIRVNNVHPGWIDTDIVPKGFEEALTKTIPVGHMGEPIDIGEVCVYLGSDESKFANGADFVIDGAQRA; encoded by the coding sequence ATGGATCGTTTAAAAGATAAAGTCGCAATTATTACCGGTGGCGTGGCCGGAATTGGATTGGGAATCGCAGAGTGTTATGTTCGCGAAGGTGCCAAAGTGGTACTGACTGCCAACCATAACGTTGAAGGCGGCAAGCAGGCTGTCGACAGATTTGGAGATGATCAATCTCTATTCGTCCAGCAGGACGTTGCGGATGAAAAATCCTGGCAGGACACCGTTCAAAAAGCAATCGCTAAATTTGGCAAGGTCGACATTGTCGTGAATAATGCCGGTGTTGGCGGAAAAAACGGCCCACTCGATGAATTGACTATGGAAGAGTGGCAGCAAGTTATTGACGTGAATTTGACCGGGACCTTTCTTGGAGAGAAATATGGGATCAAGGCGATGAAGAAATACTCTGGTGGAAAAGGTTCAATCATCAATATTTCCTCAGTCGCCGGGTTAGTTGGATTGCCGCTAAGCCCAGCCTATTCCGCAAGTAAAGGTGGCAGCCGTTTGCTGACTCATGCGACGGCGTTATCCCTGGCCCAACAAAAGCTCAACATTCGGGTTAATAATGTCCATCCTGGTTGGATTGATACTGATATCGTTCCTAAAGGCTTTGAAGAAGCTCTCACGAAGACGATCCCGGTCGGTCACATGGGCGAACCAATCGATATTGGTGAGGTGTGTGTTTACCTCGGCAGTGATGAATCAAAATTCGCCAACGGCGCTGATTTTGTGATTGATGGTGCGCAACGGGCATAA
- a CDS encoding DNA/RNA non-specific endonuclease, protein MSQHKKYPRKSRGKRRNTGLKTIFALAIILVGMWLGVGQQPSNLASMVNNLTSSLFHSNKSVKSDQLAKLDYHSSDPSYIFVNHNKAQLDPSSWKTNKVIYSDLDNFNRTSTGNLAYLEPRNVVSDNNRVRQYVEPTAWHQEFLDGQPIINRGHLIAYSISGGISASGQYNPTDTSGDQNNPKNLFTQTSFANQRVQTIFEGKIRESLRRGNKVIFFSKPIFRGNELMARGIHLEAISTDRTLNFNVYLFNVQPGIQFDYATGRSHVDQTMKVPEP, encoded by the coding sequence ATGAGTCAACATAAAAAATATCCCAGAAAGTCCAGAGGAAAAAGACGCAACACCGGCCTAAAGACAATCTTTGCCTTGGCAATCATCCTTGTCGGCATGTGGCTGGGGGTCGGCCAACAGCCTAGTAACCTCGCTTCAATGGTCAACAATCTGACCAGTTCTTTGTTCCATTCGAACAAAAGTGTCAAATCAGATCAACTGGCGAAGCTGGATTATCATTCCAGTGATCCCAGCTACATCTTTGTGAACCACAACAAAGCACAGTTGGATCCAAGTTCTTGGAAAACCAATAAGGTGATTTATTCCGATCTGGACAACTTTAATAGGACCAGCACCGGCAATTTGGCTTACTTGGAACCTAGAAATGTGGTTTCTGACAATAACCGGGTCCGTCAGTATGTGGAGCCAACCGCTTGGCACCAAGAATTCCTCGATGGCCAGCCGATTATCAATCGCGGCCATTTAATTGCCTATTCGATCTCCGGTGGTATCAGTGCATCCGGCCAGTATAATCCAACCGACACGTCAGGCGACCAAAACAATCCCAAGAACCTATTCACCCAGACCAGCTTCGCCAATCAGCGGGTTCAGACGATTTTTGAAGGTAAAATCAGAGAATCCCTGCGACGTGGAAACAAAGTGATCTTCTTTTCCAAGCCTATTTTTCGGGGAAATGAATTAATGGCCCGCGGCATCCATCTTGAAGCGATTTCAACAGATCGGACACTGAACTTCAACGTCTATTTGTTCAATGTTCAGCCCGGCATCCAGTTTGATTATGCCACTGGTCGCTCACACGTTGATCAGACCATGAAAGTTCCAGAACCTTAG
- a CDS encoding aldo/keto reductase → MKTVKIGNTNFEASAVALGIMRMAGMETADAAKTLEAAVDAGINFIDSADIYGDGQSETKFKEALKASGISRDKLFIQSKGGIILDPARSHDGLVFGQRYDFSKQHLIDSVDGILQRMGIDYLDSFLLHRPDPLMEADDIADAFDTLQREGKVRHFGVSNFNPQQVEMVQSWISQRLLINQLQFNVVHSGMVKEGMHVNMIDDASIVRDGGIMEYSRRKNMTIQAWSPFNYGLFAGMYINDPKFKKLNDKLEELGKKYGVSKNAIATAWILRHPAKVQVLLGTMNPEHIKDSAAGADVELTKQEWYDLFFAAGNDLP, encoded by the coding sequence ATGAAAACTGTAAAGATTGGTAATACAAATTTTGAAGCTTCCGCAGTTGCCTTGGGAATTATGCGCATGGCTGGTATGGAAACCGCTGACGCTGCCAAGACATTGGAAGCCGCTGTTGATGCTGGCATTAATTTTATTGACTCGGCTGACATCTACGGTGACGGACAATCGGAAACCAAATTCAAAGAAGCCTTGAAAGCTTCTGGAATTTCTCGGGATAAATTATTTATTCAATCCAAAGGCGGGATTATTTTAGATCCTGCCAGGAGTCATGATGGCCTGGTATTTGGCCAACGGTACGACTTCTCCAAGCAACACCTGATTGACTCGGTCGACGGGATTTTACAACGAATGGGCATCGACTATTTGGATTCATTCTTGCTGCACCGTCCAGATCCGTTAATGGAAGCAGACGACATCGCCGATGCATTTGACACCCTGCAGCGGGAAGGAAAAGTTCGTCACTTCGGTGTATCGAATTTTAATCCTCAACAAGTTGAAATGGTCCAATCCTGGATCAGCCAACGCTTATTGATTAACCAATTGCAATTCAACGTGGTTCATTCCGGAATGGTCAAAGAAGGCATGCACGTCAACATGATCGACGATGCCAGCATCGTGAGAGACGGCGGCATTATGGAATACTCACGTCGAAAGAACATGACGATCCAAGCTTGGTCACCATTCAATTATGGCTTGTTTGCCGGCATGTACATCAACGATCCAAAGTTCAAAAAGTTAAATGATAAGTTGGAAGAACTGGGCAAAAAGTACGGTGTCTCAAAGAACGCGATTGCCACAGCGTGGATCTTAAGACATCCGGCAAAGGTCCAAGTACTGCTGGGAACAATGAATCCGGAACACATTAAGGACAGCGCAGCCGGAGCAGATGTCGAACTCACAAAGCAGGAGTGGTACGACCTGTTCTTCGCGGCGGGAAATGATTTGCCATAA
- a CDS encoding DedA family protein → MSENTITELINQYGYLGIAFLIAIENIFPPIPSELVLVFTGYLTVTSKMTIWGSILAATAGALIGAIALYGVGRLLSVQQIEKLVSGRFGKIMRLKPADIEKAARYFNNHGGKAILLGRCIPVVRSLISVPAGMTGYPFNRFCFLTITGTLIWNTILILIGHFAGRAWDQILGMIDQWLMVILVVIVVIVGCYLYYRFSRKAD, encoded by the coding sequence TTGAGTGAAAATACAATTACTGAATTAATTAATCAGTATGGCTACCTCGGCATTGCTTTTCTAATTGCAATCGAAAATATCTTTCCACCAATTCCTTCTGAACTGGTGCTGGTCTTCACTGGGTATTTAACCGTTACCAGCAAGATGACCATTTGGGGGTCGATTCTGGCTGCCACGGCTGGCGCACTGATTGGGGCAATCGCTTTATATGGTGTTGGCCGTTTATTGAGCGTCCAACAAATTGAAAAACTGGTGTCTGGGCGATTTGGCAAAATCATGCGGTTGAAACCGGCAGATATTGAAAAAGCGGCCAGGTACTTTAACAACCATGGGGGTAAGGCGATCCTGCTTGGTCGCTGCATCCCGGTTGTCCGCAGTTTGATTTCCGTTCCGGCGGGGATGACCGGCTATCCCTTTAATCGATTTTGCTTCCTGACGATTACCGGAACGCTGATTTGGAACACCATTTTGATTCTGATCGGCCATTTTGCCGGTCGGGCTTGGGATCAGATTCTGGGGATGATCGATCAGTGGCTGATGGTGATTTTGGTAGTGATTGTTGTGATCGTGGGATGTTATTTGTATTATCGATTTTCTCGGAAGGCGGATTAG
- the greA gene encoding transcription elongation factor GreA — MEPHFNKITKFGYEQIESEIRELENSRPAKIKSLADARALGDLSENAEYSAAKRDLRHLESRLRFLRKQLQYAQVYTPSNNDTVEVGKTVKFEFLDDHSTETYEIVGTPEVDIDHGKISIASPIGSALLNHHSGDIVTVSAPQVTYKIKIISISI; from the coding sequence ATGGAACCTCATTTCAACAAAATTACCAAGTTTGGCTACGAACAAATTGAATCTGAAATTCGTGAGCTTGAAAATTCCCGGCCCGCTAAGATCAAAAGTTTGGCGGATGCAAGAGCGCTTGGTGATCTTTCCGAAAACGCCGAGTACAGTGCCGCTAAGCGAGATCTTCGCCACCTGGAGAGCCGATTGCGATTCTTACGAAAACAGCTCCAGTACGCCCAGGTTTATACCCCATCGAACAATGATACCGTGGAAGTTGGTAAGACGGTCAAATTTGAATTTCTGGATGACCACTCAACTGAAACGTATGAAATTGTCGGCACGCCGGAAGTTGATATTGACCACGGTAAAATTTCAATCGCCTCTCCCATCGGTTCGGCACTACTGAACCACCATTCCGGCGACATTGTCACTGTCTCCGCGCCGCAAGTCACTTACAAAATTAAAATCATTTCCATCTCAATCTAA
- a CDS encoding nucleobase:cation symporter-2 family protein, which produces MENVSVPGKKSPVRNAILGFQHLLAMYSGDILVPLLIGGALGFNAAQMTYLVSMDIFMCGVATLLQIRRTPITGIGLPVVLGCAVEYVAPLQSIGKNFGLGYMYGGIIVAGLFIILIAKPFAHMRKYFPLVVTGSLITLIGFTLMPVAFQNIGGGDATAKAFGNPTHLFLGFFTALVIIVLNIWAKGFLKQISILIGILVGSIVAILMGTVDFAAVGQAHWAQLPQFFYFGVPKFEWSSIATLILAAFTCMIESTGVYFALSDITGRKLEDRDLEHGYRSEGIAAILGGVFNTFPYSTFSQNVGIVQLSGIKKLTPIYYSAFMLMILGLIPKFGAIATLIPASVLGGAMLVMFGMVGAQGIKMLSQVKLNNKNLLIIAVSIGLGLGVTTQPNLFQYLPATVQVIMSNGMVVGSFTAVILNILLNHTALSKKVEE; this is translated from the coding sequence ATGGAAAATGTTTCTGTTCCAGGCAAGAAATCACCTGTTCGTAATGCAATTTTAGGTTTTCAACACTTACTCGCCATGTATTCTGGCGATATTTTGGTACCGTTATTAATTGGTGGGGCACTGGGATTCAATGCCGCTCAGATGACCTATTTGGTATCGATGGATATTTTCATGTGTGGCGTGGCGACATTGCTTCAGATCCGCAGAACGCCGATTACCGGGATTGGGTTGCCGGTTGTTCTAGGGTGTGCGGTCGAGTACGTTGCACCGCTACAGTCGATTGGGAAGAATTTTGGCTTGGGTTATATGTATGGCGGGATTATCGTCGCTGGGTTATTTATTATCCTCATTGCCAAGCCATTTGCGCACATGCGTAAGTACTTCCCATTGGTTGTGACCGGCTCTTTGATCACACTGATTGGTTTTACCTTGATGCCGGTGGCTTTTCAAAACATCGGGGGTGGGGATGCCACTGCCAAAGCATTTGGTAATCCGACGCACCTATTCCTTGGCTTCTTCACAGCGCTTGTCATTATTGTCTTAAACATTTGGGCTAAGGGATTTTTGAAGCAAATTTCAATTTTAATTGGTATCTTGGTGGGTTCAATTGTTGCCATCTTGATGGGGACGGTTGATTTCGCCGCCGTTGGCCAAGCTCACTGGGCTCAGTTGCCACAGTTCTTCTACTTTGGTGTGCCGAAGTTTGAATGGTCGTCGATTGCCACCCTGATTTTGGCCGCTTTCACCTGTATGATCGAATCAACCGGCGTTTACTTTGCCTTAAGCGACATTACCGGCCGGAAGTTGGAAGACCGCGATCTTGAACACGGTTATCGTTCAGAAGGAATTGCTGCCATTTTGGGTGGGGTCTTTAATACCTTCCCATACTCCACTTTCTCTCAGAACGTCGGAATTGTTCAACTTTCAGGAATCAAAAAGTTAACGCCAATTTATTACTCAGCATTCATGCTGATGATTTTGGGATTGATCCCCAAGTTTGGCGCCATCGCAACATTAATTCCCGCTTCCGTATTGGGCGGCGCAATGCTGGTCATGTTTGGAATGGTGGGTGCTCAAGGAATCAAGATGCTCTCACAAGTGAAGCTCAATAACAAGAATCTGCTGATCATTGCCGTTTCGATCGGGCTTGGCTTGGGAGTTACCACGCAACCCAATTTGTTCCAGTACTTACCAGCAACCGTTCAAGTAATCATGAGTAACGGAATGGTGGTCGGAAGCTTTACCGCTGTGATTTTAAACATCTTATTGAACCACACAGCTTTGAGCAAAAAAGTTGAAGAATAA
- a CDS encoding LysR family transcriptional regulator yields MNSKLLSFLEEIKAQGNMSKAAQALFVTQPYISRVIKNAEVNFGVKLIDRSSHPIQLTYAGERLLAFLQEENRLRANLDREMTHLSQFKYGHLTIASNEVVTNDLYKPVLVRFYNKYPNIHAQITRMTSRDAEKRLLSGTLDFFIGHALQSHKVEYKPIAQLPLVLIIPETSKLYDPDKVFLNYEDLDLTKLSGEEFIGTPQEDNYQRLVTSFLNDIGVSAEISVEVPDLHLASDLALEHVGAIITPEPFANPRRLTDEQKKHINVIEIPTDVLTANFGISFIKNKQTSEPVTDLLNIISEYVEEYVPKR; encoded by the coding sequence ATGAACAGCAAATTACTTTCGTTTCTTGAAGAAATCAAGGCACAAGGAAATATGTCCAAAGCTGCCCAGGCATTATTTGTTACCCAGCCTTATATCAGTCGGGTTATCAAAAATGCCGAAGTGAACTTTGGTGTTAAATTGATTGATCGATCATCTCATCCAATCCAGCTGACGTACGCCGGCGAACGACTTCTGGCTTTTTTACAGGAAGAAAACCGACTGCGAGCCAACTTGGATCGCGAAATGACGCACCTGTCACAGTTCAAATACGGCCATTTAACCATTGCTTCCAATGAGGTTGTGACCAACGACTTATACAAACCGGTTCTGGTCCGGTTCTATAACAAGTACCCTAATATTCATGCGCAAATCACCAGAATGACCAGTCGAGACGCCGAAAAACGGCTCTTGTCAGGAACCCTCGACTTTTTCATTGGCCATGCGCTTCAAAGCCACAAGGTCGAATACAAACCAATCGCCCAATTACCATTGGTTTTAATTATTCCTGAAACTTCCAAGCTGTATGATCCTGATAAAGTCTTCTTGAATTATGAAGATCTTGACCTTACCAAGCTTTCAGGTGAAGAATTCATCGGTACACCGCAAGAAGATAACTACCAACGATTGGTCACCAGCTTCCTGAACGACATTGGCGTTTCAGCTGAAATCAGCGTCGAAGTTCCCGACCTGCACTTGGCTTCCGATCTCGCATTGGAACATGTCGGAGCAATCATCACGCCGGAACCATTTGCCAACCCACGTCGTTTGACTGATGAACAGAAGAAACACATCAACGTCATCGAGATTCCAACGGATGTCCTGACAGCCAACTTTGGTATTTCATTCATCAAGAACAAACAGACGTCAGAACCAGTGACTGATTTGCTTAATATCATTTCTGAATATGTCGAAGAATACGTTCCAAAACGATAA
- a CDS encoding glycoside hydrolase family 65 protein, translating into MRIEQSPEFQIHLQTLRSKEELFLETIYNVGNGHFGVRDSNPLQGNNHDYIGSPGLFINGFFDYEEVAYGEKYRGYPDNNQVINRLFDPRFIRIKVGNEDSLTDHFKVENIDKNLDMQTGLLHELFSVTTPGNRNFNLVVESFASLSKLNVYGVRYSVIPTNFSDEIEVIKVHDYVNQTVHQQDEDVRVSTDLGQMQLDFIPDNGQPSYLVTTFRSQQGAIITYQASENFAPNPPIEYFRDDNHHYGYRSKYYAKSGSAKDFEFLFAIGDIHPLVNANMYSDQYLSSLNNYINDTTFKSELMASAQVWQTFWLHSDVEIDGDPALQLCVRFNLFELNQSAGRDALTSIPAKGLTGNGYGGHFFWDTEIFMLPFFTYTQPEVAKDLLMFRYHTLQIAKEQASDFGLGKGAMYPWRTINGYESSAYWLAGQAQFHINADIAFAVEQYYEITSDDDFIRDYGFEIILETARFWMEYGNYAELDGKRQFVLNRVTGPDEYSALVDNNYYTNVLAQSNLRLAVKYVRKFKGDDGILSRLHVTDDEIDAMEKAANAMYLPYDKEKNVKLQFQNFEQLPKMDISAIDQSMFPLLLHYHPLMLYRHQVNKQADTIMVDFMFPEGNTLDQLKADYEFYEPITTHDSSLSKAIYAIIAARIGKDQQAYNFFSQAVQTDLMDVHHNTKNGIHAGSLGAAWEGIMYGFAGIVNNATSFSLEPHLPSTWNCLKFKVHLYGNEFKFTIYQDSVEVELLSGEGTDITVYSHRKHLTPDNNRETWQY; encoded by the coding sequence TTGAGAATTGAACAATCACCTGAATTTCAAATTCATTTACAAACCTTAAGAAGCAAGGAAGAATTATTTCTCGAAACTATTTATAATGTCGGCAATGGTCACTTTGGCGTCCGCGACTCCAATCCGCTCCAGGGAAACAACCATGATTATATTGGCTCCCCGGGCTTATTTATTAATGGCTTCTTTGATTACGAAGAAGTCGCCTATGGTGAGAAGTATCGTGGGTACCCGGACAATAACCAGGTAATTAACCGGTTATTTGATCCACGCTTTATTCGTATCAAGGTCGGTAACGAAGATTCGTTGACCGATCATTTCAAAGTTGAAAATATTGATAAGAACTTGGACATGCAGACTGGACTGCTGCACGAGCTTTTCAGCGTCACGACTCCTGGCAACCGGAATTTTAATCTGGTGGTTGAAAGCTTTGCCAGCCTGAGCAAGCTGAATGTATACGGAGTCCGATATTCTGTGATTCCAACCAACTTTTCCGATGAAATCGAAGTGATCAAAGTTCACGATTACGTCAACCAAACTGTTCACCAGCAGGATGAAGACGTCCGCGTCAGCACTGATCTGGGGCAAATGCAGCTGGACTTTATTCCTGATAACGGCCAACCCAGTTACTTGGTAACCACTTTTCGAAGCCAGCAGGGAGCGATTATCACCTACCAAGCCAGTGAGAATTTTGCCCCGAACCCGCCAATTGAATATTTCAGAGACGATAATCATCACTACGGTTATCGGAGTAAATATTACGCCAAATCGGGCAGCGCCAAAGACTTTGAATTTTTGTTTGCGATTGGCGATATCCATCCACTGGTCAATGCCAATATGTATTCCGATCAGTACCTGTCATCGCTGAATAATTACATTAATGACACCACGTTCAAATCAGAATTGATGGCTTCGGCACAAGTTTGGCAGACTTTTTGGCTCCACAGCGACGTTGAAATCGATGGCGATCCTGCTTTGCAGCTGTGCGTGCGTTTCAATTTGTTTGAGCTTAACCAGTCAGCTGGGCGAGATGCCTTAACCAGTATTCCAGCCAAAGGACTGACTGGTAATGGCTATGGCGGTCATTTCTTCTGGGACACCGAGATCTTCATGCTGCCGTTTTTCACTTACACCCAACCGGAAGTTGCCAAGGATCTATTGATGTTTCGCTATCACACACTTCAAATTGCCAAGGAGCAGGCCAGCGACTTTGGTCTTGGCAAAGGCGCCATGTATCCCTGGCGGACAATCAACGGTTATGAATCCAGTGCTTACTGGCTGGCAGGCCAGGCGCAGTTCCACATTAACGCTGATATTGCCTTTGCCGTCGAACAATATTATGAGATTACCAGTGACGATGACTTTATCCGTGATTATGGATTTGAAATTATTTTGGAAACTGCCCGATTTTGGATGGAGTACGGCAACTATGCCGAACTTGACGGCAAGCGCCAATTTGTCCTCAACCGGGTCACCGGTCCGGATGAATATAGTGCCTTAGTTGACAATAACTACTACACCAACGTATTGGCCCAGAGTAACCTCCGTTTGGCAGTCAAATATGTTCGCAAGTTCAAGGGCGACGACGGCATTTTGAGTCGACTTCACGTTACTGACGACGAGATCGACGCTATGGAAAAGGCCGCCAATGCCATGTATCTGCCTTATGACAAGGAGAAGAACGTTAAGCTGCAGTTCCAAAACTTTGAACAGCTTCCGAAAATGGATATTTCTGCCATTGATCAAAGCATGTTCCCATTGCTCTTACACTATCATCCATTAATGTTGTACCGTCACCAAGTTAATAAGCAGGCTGATACGATCATGGTTGATTTTATGTTCCCTGAAGGCAACACCTTGGATCAGCTAAAAGCCGACTATGAATTCTATGAACCAATCACTACCCACGATTCCAGCCTCTCTAAGGCGATCTACGCGATTATTGCGGCTCGGATCGGTAAGGATCAGCAAGCCTACAACTTCTTCTCTCAGGCCGTTCAGACGGATCTGATGGATGTTCATCATAATACTAAAAATGGCATTCACGCCGGGAGTTTGGGCGCTGCATGGGAAGGGATCATGTACGGCTTCGCAGGAATCGTCAATAATGCGACGAGTTTTAGCCTCGAGCCCCATTTACCATCTACTTGGAACTGCCTGAAGTTCAAGGTTCATCTCTATGGGAATGAATTTAAATTTACGATTTATCAAGACTCGGTTGAAGTCGAGCTGCTGAGCGGTGAGGGGACAGATATCACCGTTTATAGCCATCGTAAACACCTCACTCCGGACAATAACCGCGAAACTTGGCAATACTAA
- a CDS encoding arginine repressor, with protein MKKEARQSKIEQIINQYTITTQDELMEKLKVAGISVTQATLSRDIREMQIVKQPDSSGNSRYMIFKSGNQNEIERMYRMINGTVTDIRQIQFVNVIHTQPSYANPLAAVIDDLHMENVSGTLAGYDTIVTFSPSVDSAREINDLFTKHANPDLLVSSIQDGE; from the coding sequence ATGAAGAAGGAAGCTCGTCAATCCAAAATTGAGCAGATTATTAATCAATATACCATTACAACACAGGACGAACTGATGGAGAAACTGAAGGTGGCTGGTATTAGCGTCACTCAGGCCACTTTGTCCCGGGATATCCGCGAGATGCAGATTGTTAAACAGCCGGATAGTTCAGGCAACTCACGCTACATGATTTTTAAGTCGGGTAACCAAAATGAAATCGAGCGGATGTATCGGATGATTAACGGCACGGTAACCGACATTCGCCAGATTCAGTTTGTGAACGTGATTCACACTCAGCCCAGTTATGCCAACCCATTGGCTGCGGTAATCGATGATCTCCACATGGAAAATGTTTCCGGAACGTTGGCCGGCTACGATACCATTGTGACTTTCAGCCCGTCCGTAGACTCTGCTCGTGAGATTAATGATTTGTTTACCAAGCACGCCAATCCAGACTTGCTGGTTTCTTCCATTCAGGATGGGGAATAG